TCTCTCCAGAAAGAAGTTGAACTTGGCGATAGTGAGAAGAGGGTTCCCAGAAAGATAATACACTTTGCAAGTGGAGAAACGATGgaggagtacagtacagaagaggAGAACGACGAAGAAGATCAGAGGATTGATTTTCATAATGTAGACACGGTATGAAGCTTTTTCGTATGGGGTGGAAGCCTGGTGAACATAATTAATAAAGAGGGTCCCCCATTCATAACTCTCATCTATTAGACAGAGTGGctataaagagcatctctcgctctggaggacccaggatGTTCACAATACATGGAAGCCCATTAGATGAACATTTGCTACCAGTTCCTCCAGATTATGGGTGTCCCAACATTGAGACACTCTCGGCTTATTATCAattgacccttctaacaaaaaataattgcgaaagtggagaacccctttatccATGATAAATTTTTGCAATAGGAGATCAGCCATAAGTTTTAGCCCATACCACCATTCAGCTGGCTTGCCCACTCACTTAGTAAGTGACTTGTCCACATCCGGCACATCCCATCCTACAGATTAGATTTCGAAAGTAACTTCTTTATTGAAGATTAACACGTTTCATACCTAATATTAACTTTATGAATGAACCATCAGAAACCTCTGCAATAGTAGCTCAGCCATAAGAGCACATACCAACTTCCAGGTAGCTTGTCCACTCAGTGAGTGACGTACTCCATCCGCACACGTCCTGCGCTCCACCATTCAAAAACCACTAGAGTAAAGTTCATTTTCCGTTTCGCAGTACATGGTGACATGAAATGCTACAaatcgtcccgcaataaacaagccctcataaggctatattgaaagaaaaacaaaaaagttattgcttttggaaggtgggaaaagaaaaaaatgaaaatatcagaaaaatggctgcggtgggaaggggtttacAGTGCAGATTTTATTCACTTTGACCAAAACAAGGTCACAGATTCAGCTGCGCCAGTCATTATACTATAATATCATCTTGCTCTTGAAGTCACTGTTGTGTTTGTTTACAGAAGCAGATGAGCTGGAGAACATATGTGCAGTTTTGGATTCTCCGAATAGCTACAACCGCCTTTTTTAGTAAGTTACAGCATGCTACATTTCTGGTATAAAAGTTATCATCAAGCTATGACGTTGACTGACAGGTGGCGAGTCTATGATCATAACAATTACATaaggaaaattattttatttgtataGATCCCATAGAAGACCAACATCCCAATTGGATTATTACTAATTGTCCTGTCTGTGGCCAGGTTAGAGCTTGTCTGGGTTACAAAACCAATTCCTAAATACTGTTAGGGAATTTTTGAGGTGCCCTTTTCAGAATCCACATCTGTTTGCCACACAGAATATCTCTCTCTGGATAACCTGGCACGTCCGGGCATTATGCACTCagtccactgatttcaatggaaacTGTAACGCTTCATTTTCCCAGTAGTGGTCTTGTAGTACACAGCTTTTCCCAGCAGAGTACATCTGATAGCTGGGTGGTCTCAACATTGGGAGAAGATGCGATAATGCCTGTTCTATAAAATTCCATGAAAGTGTGGCTGTTTTTGGGTTTGCATTATTTTTAACATATCGATCATTTGAGAATGTATTTCTAGACTGCCTCGAATCTTCTCATTCCAGCTTGTGACTACCTCGGTGGGCAGCTGGCAACCCTGTTTGGTCTTAATGTTCCTAAATACCAGTATGCCATAGATGAATACCAAAGGGCACAGGAAGAGGTAAGAATATCAATGATTTTGGGTACAGTAACTAAGGCTGCCATTGGCCAATTTAGAGCGCAAGccacaaaaaggaaaaaatagaCAAAAGCAATACTTTTGATAAATGCTATTTCAATAAATAATGCACGTcgatggagcagtgtgagggcttgtttgttgcggggcaagctgtagtttttattggtaccattttgaggtacacatggctttttgatcactttttattccattttttgagggaagcgagatgaccaaaaaacagcagtgcTAGCATTGTGAatctttttttttccctacaaCATTGACccagtgggttaaataatgtggtATTTTACCAGTTcaaacttttacagatgcggcaataccaattagtgAAACTTAgttttatgatttattttttaattaaaaaaaataaataataataattcttccCTAGAGGACTTTACCATGCAATGGTTAGATCACTCATGCAATAGTCTATTGCCTTTATCTAAAGGCTAACCCTTCAATATTCTTCCGGtagccatgacaaccaatcagcACCTTGCGAttttgttgcgggggggggggggcgatcagGAGCTTCCTCCCTCGGTGTAACtgctcagatgctgtggtcgatATATTAGGGTTTATTAAACAGTCGGGATCGGAGTTATCTACGATCCTGGCTGTTACCAGCTGTTTAAAACAACCAGCACCAGCCACATATAGCGCGGGCTGTTTCTGACCCTGCGCCATCATGGGTCATCTCACatcccacgtaactgtacgtcagatGTTACTTAAGAGTTAAAATACTACTAGTGAATTGTGCAACTTACATTTATATATTAAGTTATTATCAGAACTACTCCCTGTGAGTGACCTGATAAAAACATTTGGGGATGATGGGGATTTCAAATTCTTCACACTTGCCCTGTGGGAAATGGCCCACCAGCATGGAGCACGTGGGGAGAGTTCTTCCCACATTATTTATATGGAGATCTGACCAAACGTTCGCTCTAAACTCAAATTCCACTTATCTCGTAGGACAGTGATGATGAAAATATCATTGAAAACGTGACGGAAATAGGAGACAAAAATTCTTCAAATGAAAGTTATCACCTACAGGTGCAGAGCATGGAATATGGAACCATTCAGGTCCCGGACAATATCCCGGAATCAGGGGATAAGTATGAAATGGACTCTGAGATCCTTCAACCAGACGCCAGATAATTGACTCGatctttatattcttgtatcacaAGCTGCTCCAATATCCTGAAAAGAATCCTGACAAAAGGAAACAAACTCCGAGAAGATTGGAGCTGGTCCCTtcatgggtttcttctgtaccaaGTCTTAAAAAAAGAGGAAAATTTGGACAGAGGAAAATTTAGACAGAGAAACCATTTCTACTGGGTAAAAATAAGGTGCCATTCAGCAGCACATGGAGTGGTATTGCTTTGTACATGAACCCTGAGCGTTTATCTACGGCCCGTGttttactcttagggtatgttcacacacagtattttcaggcgtaattcgggcgtattacgcctcgaaattacgcctgaaaaaacgcccttatacgcctacaaacatctgcccattgctttcaatgggaattacgatgttctgttcccactagCCTttgttttacgcgtcgctgtcaaaatacagcgcgtaaaatgacgcctcgtcaaaagaagtgcaggacacttcttgggacgtttttggaagcgtttttcattgactccaaaaacggccgtaaaaacgctagttgttaaaaaaacgtctgaaaatcaggagctgttttcgcccgaaaacaactctgtattttcagacgtttttgctcactgcgtgtgaacatacccttatacgtcTTAATTGCAGTTTTGTTTTATTTGCTTGTGTTTGATCACATATTGCTTGAGTTCACCACAGCAGGAGACGTTCAGTGGCTCTCCGCTCTGGTCGCCCCACCTAAATAGACATGActaatttggatgcagatttttaATGGGCATTTACATGGCACTGGAATTGTTGGGCGACTGTCCTGATAAGACAGGTAGAAGCAAGTCAGAGAATCCATTTTTGTTATTCATGctttatatgagttgtaaattttGAGTTTAGTTATAGTTTTATTAATTTAATAAACGTCAGGCTCAATGTTCTTAGAAACTGGTGTTCGTGTATGTTATGTAAAGTGGGCACAGTGGGTTTCGGCAGCTTCAGTATCTTTATTATGTTGCTCTATTAAAACTTTAGTCAAGATTTGCTAATCTGCTAATCCtctaaaggcattttttttttttttttaactaaaacaatATTATAgcgtttagtgcaactttgtaattggtttttatttaaaaatgtttttcttttttgagatacagcttctatgtatgctagatacatagaagctgtatctcgtgCTGAAAGCCGAAGATGTGATCCATAACAGGTGTATCCTGCTGACCAGACAGATTCGGGGTTCTCGAAGCGAAAAAAGGCCAGTATTCTGCTCGACCAGTGAAACATCACTCCTATTTAAAACTTAGAAGCCTAGTATCCCCACCATAAAATTAAAGAGacagagaacatcaggggcaaCCACAGAGCATAAAGGAAAATCAGAGTGAGGCTTCGTCGGGTAGCGTGAGTGacttaaataataatattttagtaTTGATGTTAAATGGTGTGGAATAATTCtatcataaggccctgttcagttATTTTTACGCTTTTTCCCGTAAAAAaatgctcacgggaaaaagaagcgccatGCCCTATCTTGAAATCAAATGGAGACTGGAAAAAAAACGTTGCGTATAGCCGCAGCATTTTTTGGACGTATTTTATGGAAACgcttgtggtgcaaaaccacttaaaaaaaaccgagctgatttttccaggcagagttctctgcctgcaaaaaactcatgaacagggcctaagactaaCATTTATTCTACAGTTGGCTTGTTATTGGAGACTGATATAGTCAATACGCAGAAAAGTATTGCCCCACCCccacttaatcattgaattcaggtgtttcattcagtcccagccACAGctttataaaatccagcactcgccatgcagtcgcatTTACAAACATtagtgatagaatgggtcattgTAAAGAGATCACAGAATTCCAGCATGGTAATGGGACGCCACCGGAGCAACAAGTCAGAttgtgaaatgtcttccctcccagatattccatgatcaactaTGCTGCCAATGCCTATTCCTCCAATATTAAATTAATTTGCTCCGCTACCCCTAAACTATCTGCCGCCAATGATGACCTTGCCATCCATTTTGATGACTGCCGCCCATCATGATGACTTTGCCACTTGGAGTGACCCTGCCGACAATCATGATGACTGCCACTTGTAGCACTGCTGTAAATTTTACTGCATAGTCAACAGATCCAGCATTGTGAACATCTAGTAAGAAAATGCTAAATTAACGGATCACCAAACATGGGGGTTCCAGATCAAAATATTCCCAAACATGACTTCAAAGATTCTAGACAAGAGAAGAGAAAAGCTATCAATAAAGGATGCCATTGCTTTTGAGTTTTTTGACGATCAAATCTAAAAATGGTGAAATCCGTAAAGTGGATTGGTTGCTATATTCCTCCTCTACCGGCaacattttttgctttatttttgtttactttttggaGACCAGAAAGATAAATTTTCTACAGGCTACTGTGATTGAGAACATggacgattatcctcctcagcagcagtcctggccCGGCTGGAGGCGGTCTGGTCATTCTcctgtcgctccggtgaaggaactgcgggagcacgcgagatcacgctgtgctgtgaataaagctgggcatgaatggagagaagtgtatgacgctgattggtcagcgtcatatacttttctttacaatgcctacttgcgtttattagattaggtgggagatagagaagtattaaaccggtgacagagcctctttaattgtgaATATGAAAAACAGAGACAATAATGGAAGTTTTGAGAAGGGTGGTTGAAACTttaaaattgctttttttccttCCTAATTTTCTGGCATCACTTGAGTATCTGTCGAAAATTTGATCCATTCCTTGCCCATTACTTAAAAACTTTTGCAAATCAGCGAAAAGGTCATATGTCCTACTTATCGTCTACGTTTATGAAGATATAATTGTGCTAATAAGTAGAAAATAACGCAATAACCGAAGAGGTAAAAAACGCAAAATATTTGAGTTCGATTATTGAGTCTGCGCGAGATTCAACCAATTCGGATCAACTAGCGCTAATTTTGAGATACGTTTCTACTGATAGAGGTTCCACAGAGCTTTATTTCTTTCCAAGTATCCGTTGGTCATAAAGGAAGGGAGATTGCCTTGGCAGTTCTGAATCAATTGAAAACTCCGAACATTGATGTCAGAAATGCACGTGGCCAGTCCTATGGAAATGCATCAAACATGTCGGGTAAATTTGAGGGCTTACAAGCTATTTTGAAAAGGGAATCCAGATTTATTGATTATTGTACGGACTTGTAGGGCACTTTTAGTAAATCAAGTTGGAAATAATACAGTCGAAAAAGCGGctgaatttttcaatttttttaagtTGATGTACAATTTTTGCGGGATTAGAAATAGCATAGCCAGATATCCCatagatataccataaatgtatgaGAAGATGTGTACGTCTGAGTTacgaacagtgtagctcgctgtgctatcctgtggatatgctataaatgtatgAGATGTGAAAACACCTTTAATtattcatattttatatataatatacatgttACATTTGGTCAGAGTAGCTCCTGGTGTCTCGGTGACCTCTAGAATAGGGTGTCCTTTTTTAAGACCCCTGGTTTAAACATGCTCACGTTTCATGGAGAGCAACCGGCCTAGCCAACACGGGGCGTAATGGGATCGTCATTTCTTTTGATCACAAAGAAAGCAAAGACGATCACAAAGAGAGCAAAGACGAACACACATTCATTACATGTCACCCACCATCTACGGGTTCAGAGCGAAGAATGATGGACATCAAATGTAAGTCACCGCTTTTAATGTTTAACTTTGTAGACTTTGTTTCTAATATCCCAAGCACTCAGGCTTCTATTTTGTGGGGCAGTTTTTAATACGTTGTACTAGCATTGTCAGGGAGGGCCCTGTGTTAGTTGCcggcgtcgggggggggggggggggggatcca
This genomic stretch from Rhinoderma darwinii isolate aRhiDar2 chromosome 4, aRhiDar2.hap1, whole genome shotgun sequence harbors:
- the FAM177B gene encoding protein FAM177B, with the protein product MAEGDMAEGDMAEGDTAEGDMALKEVELGDSEKRVPRKIIHFASGETMEEYSTEEENDEEDQRIDFHNVDTKQMSWRTYVQFWILRIATTAFFTCDYLGGQLATLFGLNVPKYQYAIDEYQRAQEEDSDDENIIENVTEIGDKNSSNESYHLQVQSMEYGTIQVPDNIPESGDKYEMDSEILQPDAR